TGAAAAGGTAGATGTACTTGCATTACacatcatttttctttgctagcTTTACCACTTAGTCCTGAGGCTCTAAAAGTAACTACCTGTGTCACTTTGGCTCACAGAGAGAAGTTTAAAACAACTGTTCAGAAAGTTTGGAAGGAGAATCAATCTTTCAGCAGCCaatatgtacatacacattatatatatataaaaaagagagcatgtgtgtataaatatataaataaaaccacCAAAGAAGCCTTCTCCCCAGAAGTCATCACTGTTTCTGGGGATgaagtgaaatttaaaaataaataagacaaCTTACAATTTTGATTTTCTCTCACCCATTTGTTCCTACTGGTTCTTTGACACAGTAACAACTTTGACTATAGTCAATATCAAGCAATAAACACAGCATTACACCAAATTGACTACTGCAGATCAGGTAATTGCCTGTGACTTACATAGGGTTCAGAAAGATAGATACTAGGCAAATCTCAGTACTCTAATACAAGTATCTTATAATTTCCCCCTCATTCCACACTTCAGGATATAACAGTAAAGTATCTGTTCTACTTCCACCTAACTGTTTTTCAAAGTATTATCTTATACAGGCTAAGTCAAAACCTATCAGGTTTTAGCATCATTTTTAGCATATCCTAAAATCCATTTCCAACTCTGAGGAAAACATTCTGTAAAATTGTCACCATACACTGCTTCCacagaaatacaatttattcTTCATAAGCAAAAAAAGGACTAGAGAGAACACTTTCTCTGCATACCAGGCCATTCAATGAATCCTCCAAAAATCTGTGTTAAGCCTTTAAGCCACAGGGTCTTTTCTAACAGAAGTTCAAAATCCATGGCTGGCAAATTCTGGAGCAGGACAGCAGCAACTAGCACCCATGGGCTCAAAACCATGTTTTCTATTTGCAGGAGCTCCATTTTATAAGCTACGTCACTGACAAATTCTTGGATATCCTCAGATGGCTTTTGGGGAAGGTGCCTGAAAAGAACAATGCAGTTCAAGGTAAAGAGCTCCAAAAATTGGAATATATATCATACCcttatttcttctgtattgCTCCCAGATCCGTAACTACTTTATAGCACCTAACATCTGGAGGGTGATTCTATTTGTGTGCTATGTAGAACAGAAGTACAGAGCAAAACATCAGTAGCTTCATGACAGTATTTGAAACGCAGATCTCTATTGATGCTGTACGCTtgctatcttaaaaaaaaattcaaaagcattATGTTTTATACAACAAATTGCAAAAGCCACCCAATCCAGTCCAGCTCACCCATCCACTGCAGCTCCCTGGCACATGATCACATAACAGTTTGCAGTAATAAAgcaagaagggaggggaaggtggAATTTTTAAGTTACAATAACACCGAATTCTCAGAAAACAGAGCTTTGTCTGGCTCATGTATCaccatgaatttttaaaatggcatctTCCCGACACAGTACAAAGCTATGCAAGTAACAACCTGTTTCAGAAACACCCAATCACAAGCATGATAAGCCTCTGCTCAGACAAAACAGGTTCAGCTGTCTAAATAGTCAGGTGGAGGGGAGATGACAGAAGTGGAAAACAAAGTATAAGAGAacatattaattattttacagaGGTGAGGACtaaacaaatgcttttcctgtgcATACACCATGGAAAGATGTGGTACCTGGGAACCAAATTGTATGGGCACCGACTGATTCTCCCAGATGCCAAGGTTCTAAGTGATACCGGCTGGCCAACGTAGATGTGTATGGTACCAAAATTGTCACTGAGGATTCTTCTGGCTTTTAACAACCCctaagaaaacaggaagagcAAAACTCAAATTTTGGTGCTACAGGGTGTGTACACATCCACCTATGTTCTGTTCTTAAGGAATTTACATACAGATGTAGATTCTTTGGGCTTTGGGACTCCTAGGAGTTCATATGCATAGAGAGATTCTTCTAATATCCTCTCGTAGCTGATGCTGATGGGAACAAGGTATGTGTCAAAGACTTCACGTTTAAAAAATGGTTCCATCACAATGCTGAGAAGacctgcaaattaaaaaaaaatttaaaaaaagaaaaaaaaagtgactcaCCTGTcttttttgagaagggaaaagcaactGCAATTTAACTTTGAAAAAGGTATCTTCAGATTTTAGAAACTGCTAATATGCGTACATTGTGCTTGTTCTCCCTTCAAGCAAGCAGAAGCGCAAGACCTTGCCCAAGCTTTAAAACAGAAGCTAAATTTAAACAATGCCTTTGGACAACTATTTGTGCTCTTTTCAACAGCACTGCTCTGCGGTCGCACAGCATCTTCCTTCTAAAGATTCCCCATTACTTTTACAGTTAGCTTACAATATTTCTCTGCTGGTAAGGGGACGCCtattttctagaaagaaaatgggGAAGAGTTACGCAATGAAGTACACAATAGGgcaaagggagagaaagcagtAGAGCGCAAGAGACGTGCATTGCCGTTCTTTGTATGGCTTAGGAACTCTAATCATAGTGTTTTCCACTACTCTGACAGACCTCACCAATTTCCCACCACTTTAACATCCCTTCCTGTCTGAAGAACTTACGAAGCACATAGCCACTAATGAAAACACTAATAATCGTAAAAAGTTCCAAGTTTTCAACAAACCTACCAAACTTTGGAGTCAGAGTCTTGGCAGTGCGGCTTCTAGTCCCTTCAAGAAAAAATTCAATTGGGGCATAGCCACTCTTCAAAagtaaaacagcaacaaaaaaagctggtcagaaaaataaaaccgtTTCTTCTTTACTGCCCGCAAATAGTTTTAAGTACTTCAAATGTAAGTaagtttttttaatggaagccATGCATATCTAACTTCAGTCATCTCTAAGCCTATGTTCATCCATTGTATCTGGCACACCGTAacttaaattaatgaaaatattgtgtCTGTCATGAGATATGGGCACATGATTCAAAGCAACTGATGAGTAACAATTTGTTTACCACCTACTGCTGAACTATAATAACAGAGTATACGCATGCTCTTCACCTACAGCAATTCTGTGGTAAAACGCATTTACTCAGGTCACAGGGAAGACTCAATCACATAGCTATAACATCGTGCATATTTCACATGAATTGTTCCAGCAGAGTATTTCTTAAGCATACATTTTGAGAGCTCAGTAATTTATTTACCCTTAACATTGTTTTTACATATTCAGCAAACACTGCCCAGTAGAGTCTGTTCCCACCGAAGGAACGTCGCATAAAAAAGGCACCTGCCCTTCGTAGCAGCTCACCAACTATTTTCATTCCTaggaaatctgaaaaacaatcaaacaaaaaacaaaaccgcACACACAAAGCTTATTGATTGATATCAGCCAGCAAAATCAACTATGTTCTCTAATACACTGAATCAATTACGAGAATAAAGACGACCTCTTTCAAGGATTCTGTTGTTGCAAATacctttatttgctttcagattGTCTAGCAAGACTTTTGTCGACATGAATGGCATATTATAATAcactttcagttttttttttttttttgtaagcagCATTCACTTAGAGCAATTTATTTTCGTAATTTAGATGGCCAGATTTCAACCATAATAAAGACTAAGTTTTTGAAGGACATTGTCTCACTCATCTTCAGAAAGATCAGTTACCACTTGTATCCTAGAAGACACAGAAATTAACTGACCAATTACACTACATTATACCATTTATGATCTGACTCATCACTTCGGGAGGTGTACACCAAACCAGCTAAAATTTTTTATAGTTTTCTAGGTTTAAGCAATGATGGTCAACTTATCAAAACCAGGAACACTTAGCGTTAACAAATTTCTTAGGGAAGCATTTCAAACAAGTCTACACAGCAGCTGGCCATGTGCTGCTTCAACCTCCTTGCCACCTCAATCCATGAAACACTTGAGAACGATATTCACTCAGTAACATAAATTCACATTTCCAGCTGCAACACTGACAATGACTGCCTTGAAGATGTCATGTAAtatgtcacacacacacacacacgtgagAGAGATATATGTATCTtcctctaagaaaaaaatagataaaaggAAATTGGATACAGGGCCCTGGGCAGCAATAGCAGCTGTCAGAGCTTCCCATGTGCAGAGGTCCATCTTTTTCCCTTACTCTCCTACTACCCTCCCTGTCTCATCACAACACAGACTCTATCCCCTCCCTCACTTCCACCCTCCTGCTGCATACTCAACCCCCTAACCAGGATGCTGGCTGCACAGCCAACGCCTCTCCCCATCACACACTGCCGCCCCACAAACTGGGACTGAAATGTATCCTTTCACATACCTCAAGCCCACACCACCTCACTAGCTCTATGCCTCTAATATGACCTTTTCCCAAGACCTGAGACAGAAACACAATCCCAGCACCAGTTAGATTCCCACTAATGTTCTGTATGAGCATGTACTCTGGTGCTACTGGCAACTGTTTACCTTCCCTTAGCTAATCCCCATAGATCTGTATGCTGTTTGAAGCCAAGCGATAACTAACAAAGCAGAGGCACTTACCACCTATAACAGGACAGTGTCTCTCCACTCAGCACAAGTACCACTTTGAGGGTGACTTTGTAAACTGCATCCCATGAACCTCTAAACACAATATGAAGTAAATACAACTACAACCATAGAGAAGTGTGCTTTCTCCAGAggaatttaaaataacacacacatgcagcagTATAATCAAGCTGCAAGCCCCTAATTCCGAAGAATTTTGACCCccaaacacttaaaaaatgttaatcACTAAAAAAATCCCTCTAAGCTAAACTAATAGTATCTTAAGATAATGTTTTGAGGCCCAGAACTCAAAAAGGCTCTAATCCATAAGTCAGCAACGGATTACACTGATACCTATGACAGCACGTGAGCAGATTCTGAACAACACATGGCTGCACCACCTTGATCAAGGCAGCTATGAGACATCAACTTCTGAATTCACCAGAATCTAACCTGCCTCTCCCAGAAGCAAGACACTACCAACTTGAAGACCAGCAGAATCTCGTCTTCCCTAGCAAGCACactctcccagcttcttctgATTTTCTACTGGTCCTCCTAACATCTTGATTGGAAAAAATAGACTACAGTAGAGCAGTAGGTTCCCAGATCTTTGCTAGCTTGCCTGTGCACATTACAGCACTGCACCAGACCTGAGGTTGTTGTCTGCCTGCTTAGAAGACTGGGTTGATACCCAAGACTTCCAAGATCAGGTTTCTCAGTTAAGTGCTGCCAGAGTCTGGATTTTCAAAAAGTACATTAACTCAGAAGATATTTACTGTTAAAGTCTTCAAGAATTGTTTCCTGCAAATATACTGGcttcatctgttttaaaattagaatCTCCAAAATCGTGACCTCTGATGTGAAATTTTGtttcccagccagctctgctctcagcaCTTCACATAACAGAGTTCTGCCAATGCTTCAAGGGAATCAGTGGCATCAGCAACAAGCACAAGGTGGCTGGCACTTCCTATCTGGCTACTATGACTGCACTTAAAACTGTATAAAGTATCACAAAAGGTTCTGCATACACAGCAGCTCTTTGTCAAGTTTTCACCTGTCcccaggcaaaaaaaagcaatatagaAGTCTTCTTTACAACATCTATCTTTGCCCCTGTCTTGGGTCTACAGATGGAGTACTTCTGGGCGAATCTGCTATGAAAAAATTCACCTTTGATTGGACTCAGCACCGATGAGAAGCTTTCAGACGCTGTAAGCATCTCACCCAAGGAGGTTTTAACCAGACATGTTTGGAAGAGAAGTTAAACACAACTACTTACAGTAGCAGCTACAGGACCCCTTGCTACCGATTCTCTGAATCCTGAAAACATTGTTGAAAGAACATACTTGCCTATTCCTGCAGCAATGACAGGCAAAGCCAAGTCATATGTATATAGCAAATAAGACAGCATCAAAAAGTCTACATAGCTTCGGTGACTGGGCAGCAGTACAACTGGATGCTCCTGAATGGCATgttgcaactgaaaaaaaaaaaaaaaacaaaaaaaccaaaccagcacaAACAATATTGTTCTAATATTTACAGACTGACTGTTGAAATTTGCAAATACAGATCTTCACAGGGCTTAAGGCAAACAGAAGCCGATTTGTTTGAGGGTGGTTTCTCTGCTCACGTACTCTATACCTTTTTCAGCATGGAACCACAGGAAATTTGGAGCAGTAGTTTCCAGACCAGCAACCTGTGGTTTGCAAGCATCACAGGACTCAAAAGCCAGGGCCACCTCATTATGTGATAGTCTAATTCAAATCCCTTTTGATGGGGATGGGAAACCCAACAGGGGCTGGAAGGGCTGACATTGCTGTCTTCCAGGCAATGCACTGCACCCTCCAGAACAGTGGCATCCTGCAATGAAACAGGGGGACAACAGCTCCCCAGGGAACTGGGGCAAACTTAAAGCATCTCCTGCCTCAGAGGTGCGCAGTGTTTCACCACTCTTAGCTGTACAAAGGTTTTGCAGAACCGCCAGCCCACTCAGCCACATAACATTAGGTTTTCACCCCCAGTTCAGCTAAATGCGTTATTAAATTTATAATACGAGATAAAAAAAACTCTCTCAGTGGCTAACAGAATCACTGACACATGACTGCAAGTACTCCTTACCATAGGAAGCATTTGGAAAATGTACAAAAAGTTCTGCTGACAGTTTGCCCCTAAAGTACTTATATATCATCTATCTTCCCGCCCCACACACACTTATTAAGAAATGCAGTAATAAACACAAGTGCagtcttggtttttttaaatggtattttttgtatttgttactTGGATCGAAGATTAGAGTCTTTGTCCCAGTGACTGATATGAAAatattgtaactttttttccccccaccagTACTTACTCTCTGCATTCCTTCTTCATTCACACAAACTCTCTGGAAAAGCcgtttaaatattttactcagagtaaaagcaaaaaatctgACAGCTCCTAATTGCATACTGTGGCCCATCTCATCCAGGATTTCCGTGGCTTCTTCTTGAATAATATCAGGTGACTCTCCCACCTCTTTTGCTAACtaaagagaaacagaacaaacaaaatagCAGTCAGATGTTATTCCCTTCTCCTTGCCCATGCACACCATTCTATGTACCACAATTATGGCAGAACTACTATGGCTGACTACTGCAACAGTCAGCAAGATTTTGTTTTATGTGATAGGCATGCATCTAATCTTACAGAATCTGTTCTGTGTCAGCCAACAAGAAAAAGCCAAGTAAAAGCTGTTCAAAAATCAAGACTGAGCTTAGATGTCAATGGCGGGGGAGAGGGTGTGCAACAattcctgcccccccacccccaaaccacaCCATCTGAATGTTTTAATCTGTAGCATCTTCAGAGGAGATTTAAGTTTGAAGAACATTTCCTATTGGTCTGAAGAAGGCTATGTACAATTTTCTAGTAAAATGAAACCTATGTTTGCAGAGATATTCACAACATAAATCTTTGAAGTGCATTTGGGTTAGATTTTAAGACTTGGCTGAAGAACCTCAGCCCTGTCACTCCTGAATTTCTTTGCAATGTATTACTTTGGCAATGGGTAGCTGAAATGCATACAAAGCACTGTCTCTACCAACTTAGCATATCAATGATCTTTTTTCCTATCGCTATGCACATTGCATTTTGCAGTTTCTTAGAACAGACTTAAATAATGGTCGTCTCTCCTATTTGGTACTATGAATctagaaatatttaattgaaaAGTTAGTCTTTTACTGCTATGGAATGAGGAACATGCCTTTCACTGAAcacagaggagggaagaggaggaatggcagaagaaaaagcctCCAAAAAAGCATGGTTCTGCTTAGAGGCCAGCACTGCTTacatattatttcttttttgtgacaTATGAGAAAATCCACCTCCTCATACCACCTTACTATCATATCTACTGTTTCAATtgtgttttaataaatgcattatCCTTCATCTTGTGTACTTCCACATGTAGACATAACTGATTATTTTAACCACTTAAAGAGCCAAAAACTGCTTCCACTTGAGCCTGAGAAAAATCAATCTCTCTTAGGAAGCcaaaaaattattcttgttaTTCGCTAGGGGAAGTGTTCTCATTCACCAGTAAAAGGCTCACCACACAGTTGATCCTGTGTGAATTAAGTGCACATCCACTATAAAACTAGGCATTTACTCCCCAAAAATCAGGAATCAAAAAACCAGACCAATCACATATAGCAagctaaaacaaacaaatacacTTCATTTCACATACTGAACATTAGTAACCTCAGCAATTTGTCACAAGAACAAATCGTAGTATGCCTGTGTAAAGCTGTGTAAACTCTGCCCAGACAGGAGGCACACTAATCGTAGATCGTTAGGCATATTGCCCAAGACAGTCCCAGTTAGATACCTTCTGTAATCCATAGTGCAAAGGTGATAACTAGGTTGCAATGGCAGAACTGCTAACCCCTTTCAATCACTTGACGCTAGCTGGGAAAATATCCATCAACATCATTTTCCAtcaaaaaagcagcacttcagaagaaaacatcacACAAATGTCTTTCTGTCAAATcctctgtaaaatattttctttcaataaatattttagtatttctaGAGTTGAaagattcaatttttttttatttcatactaCTTAGCAATTCATGATGGCAAGAGGACTACTTTgtaggacatggtttagtttgTCACATCATAAGAAGTTTTGATATCTCATAAGTAACAttgaccattaaaaaaaatagaaaaattttaTGGTAGCCACTCACTCAGGACTAACCAAAACATCTTATATACTTCTGTTGGcctggaattatttttcatgaataCTGAAAATAGTTACTCTGCTAACTAAACACACACACTCTTATTTCAGCCATTTCAACACAGCATAAAATACGAGCCAgtttgaatataaaatatttcattcattaCAAAGTAGTAGCTGCCCttcatcttaaaacaaaaatatggtTACATCTTAGACAGTGTTTCTAATTCAAAGAATTCTCTATGAAATATACTCTTACTTTAGGGAATGTAGCATTTATGATGGATTCATAAATAAGTCACTAGCCTATAAAATTCCTACAAGACATCCACAAAGTACAAAAACGCCTACTAAGAAGGAGAGTGCTTATGCCTTTCACAATGCTGCTCTCTgacaaggggggggggggaatgtaGTCAAGCACATCAGATAAGTTAGATGGTAAAGTGTCATATATGCAAAATCAAAACACCATTTCATGAATGAGCTATCCAACAGCTTTAGTGGCAACTCCATGGTAAATCAGTACTTGTTTTTCCTGCCAACAGAGTACAGCTTTCAAGTTACTGATTTATTGGACCATCTTTCAAACTACAGCTATCGTGTCTGATAAGGTCAGCAAtaatcttttttccctgctgctacACAAAGTTTGGCTGTGTTCAGTCTGCCTTGTCTTACAGCTCAGTACCCAGCCTCACCTGCTTGATAACATACTGAACTTGCTCTGACTGGAGAACAGCACTTTTAATATCGTTTGGCTTGCAAGGTGAAAGTCCCTTGTAGATCACAGGAGTATAACATTTCATCGCATATCTCAAGTCACTGGACAATCTTCTTTCCTCCAAGATATCTTCAAACTCATCTCTTTTCTTTGACGTGAGCTCTTTCTGCTGGGAACATACAAATAAAGAATGAGATGCTGTCTCGAGCCATTCAGTGGTCTGCTTGGCTACAGTACCAAAATAATGGCACGCAATACTTTTGcaatgtttgggggtttttttttaagctttctgtAGTGTCTCCATTATGCATTACCTGCTTGGAACAATGCTGCAAAtagaaagaaactaaaaagaaaaaaaaaaaccacaacccccaacaaaaaacctcaaCCATTTCCATCTGCAAAGATCCCCAAAGCACCCTATGCCACATTACTTAATTCTGCCCAACAGGAAGAAGCTGAGAGAACACTTGGGCTGTGAAAGCTAAAGTGCCTTGCCTCCAGCCTTTCCATGAGTAATAGGTATTAACTAAAACACCTTTGATTCCAACTCTTGCAGCTGCATGAAGACAATGCCATGAATGACATTATAAACATGCAATCATCCccacaaaaaaataatccttgtACTTTAAGCTGCATCTGGGACCTTGGTAATTTGTGCTGGCTTTTCAATCAAGCTTGGACACAGGGTACATAAACCACGGCCAGGCaggaacaaaccaaaaaaaccactaTCGGCCACATGAAGATCAAAAATGCAGTACAGTGCACACACAGGTAAAAAAGAGAGCACAGCCTGTGAGTAACCAATACCACTGctaagcaggaaaacaaatggtATGCCAAGAACTAATTGCGGATCCGTCCTGCTGCAGAAAATCTCAATGACGAAACTCTTCCCCTCGAGTCAGTAGGCATCCCCTGGGCTGAAGAGAGATGTCTCCTATTACACCACAGTTTGTATGAATGACCCCTCAGTctttccaaaactgaaattgTATTTCTCTAAActtcaaaacagcagcagtagctACCAGACAAGCAAGGTAACTGGAGTAAGCCTCTGTGAAACACAAATGTAAAAGTATTGGTTATAAGCAAGCATATTTATTAGAagatgctaaaataaaaatgcttacGTCTTCCTTTACAGCACCACTTGAAGGGTACCACAGGCATCACTTTCATTCattctgcctcctctccctATATGCAACCTGTGCAGAACCAGTCTGGTAATGAAGGATAAAACATGTTGTTTCATGGGCTCCTACAGTGACCTTTTCTGGTGTTGAGAGGAAAGCCTGGCCAGCAAGTACAGGGAGAACACCaggaacagagaagcaaaatgcCCAGCAGTGGTGGCTGAGTTTTCAACCTTGGGAGAGGGAGTCCGGTTTCACTACCAGCTGACCACAGCCACATCAGCAACACTATCAAAACAAGCTGACATTTAAAGT
This genomic interval from Pelecanus crispus isolate bPelCri1 chromosome 3, bPelCri1.pri, whole genome shotgun sequence contains the following:
- the GNPAT gene encoding dihydroxyacetone phosphate acyltransferase; this translates as MAPPIARSPRPPPRPPQRAGQPSPGGLGPWVLREAAAGMRPLRRGRAGERGAGRRGAVGARRTMAAAAAAAAAAAAPGRARRGAPMYSQKELTSKKRDEFEDILEERRLSSDLRYAMKCYTPVIYKGLSPCKPNDIKSAVLQSEQVQYVIKQLAKEVGESPDIIQEEATEILDEMGHSMQLGAVRFFAFTLSKIFKRLFQRVCVNEEGMQRLQHAIQEHPVVLLPSHRSYVDFLMLSYLLYTYDLALPVIAAGIDFLGMKIVGELLRRAGAFFMRRSFGGNRLYWAVFAEYVKTMLRSGYAPIEFFLEGTRSRTAKTLTPKFGLLSIVMEPFFKREVFDTYLVPISISYERILEESLYAYELLGVPKPKESTSGLLKARRILSDNFGTIHIYVGQPVSLRTLASGRISRCPYNLVPRHLPQKPSEDIQEFVSDVAYKMELLQIENMVLSPWVLVAAVLLQNLPAMDFELLLEKTLWLKGLTQIFGGFIEWPDNLCAKKAVLSGLTLHSNIAHLVDGQVVLNDRVEDGAIGEIVFKRALAILMCATYRNQLLNVFVRPSLVAVALQMTHSFRKEEVYSCFSFLRDVFSDEFIFFPGISLKDFEEGCFLLTKCDAIQTSQQEIYPTDKGSVIVSFLSAVFRPFVEGYQLIFRYLSKETREAFTEKQFIPGVRNFVFQLLEKGNTQCYEALSSDMQKNALAALVQLGAVKKKKMSNGFTYNVNQEAVNKILDMFDARVPVQKPVAARL